TTGAGGGAATATAACAATTGTGCATCTACTTTATCCATAACGCTTTGTTTCTGCTTATCGTTATATAAAAAACAGGCTACCCCTCTCAAAAAATTGAAGTAGGGCAGCCTGCTTTCCTTTCAAATTTATTCAATTAACGGTGATCATTCCAAAAATTAAGCGGAGTCAGGTTATCATTTAACGGCTCGAACGAATATCCTTCTTTCTGCAAAGCCGCCATGATTTGTGGAAGCACCTTGATCGTAGATGGCTTATCATGCATAAGAACGACTGGTGTTCTGCCTTGCTTTTTCAATCTCTTAATATCACTGAGGACCGTCTGTACAAAATGCTCTGGATTTTTAGTATAACGCCAATCATTCGAATCTATGTTCCAGTCCCAAATATGATAGCCTGCACCCGTCAGTTGATCGCGGTATGCTTTCTTCAAATAGGGTTTGCTGCCATAAGGTGTACGAATCAAAGAAGTGCGTTTCCCTGTGGCCTTAAATAAAATCTCATTATCCTGATTCATCTCTGCCAATGCCGCTGCCGGGGATGCATAGATCTTTTTCACCTGGTGTGTCATCCCATGCAGGCCCAAGCCATGCCCCGCGTCTACCATTCTCTTCATTACTGCGCTATGTTGACGAATTTCAGGTCCCAACATGAAGAACGTAGCCTTGGCATTATATTTGTCCAGAATATCCAGCAGCTGCGACGTGTGCGCCGTTGGACCATCATCAAAGCTCAAATAGATTGTACGGCTGGAAGGCTTGGCATTTTCCGTGCTGCCTGTATTGCTAGTTTTGCCTGGCTTAACAGCTGCATACTGTTTAATTTCTGCCGCAAATGTATTCAAGAACTGAGCATCAGACAAACTAGCGTTTGCATTCTGAATTCGATACACATTACTCGTAGGAATCGTAATAGTGAAGCCAAACGCATCGGTCAAAGTGCGGATTGGCACCATCGTACATCCTCCACGCTCAAACACATCACCCTTGTTCAAATCCAGCGTAAAGCTGCGATTATGCCCAGTCAGCACCAATGTATTTCCATTGGCCGAAGTAGTAATGCCCATCTTTTGCCCCAGTGTCACGATAGGAACATACAACTTATCATTTTCCATTACGGGCTTAATTGTATTCGAATCTAGCAACACATCATTGACCCCAAGTAAAGGAGCCTTCGCTTGTGCACTCGCTGTATTCGTATGTATACCCAGCAACCCCAAACAACAGATTGCCATCAAGCATACAGCCATCCATTTTACTTTTAAAAGCTTCATCATTACACCATCCTGTGCTGTATTTTATAATGTGCGGGAGCTATCTCTAGCTTGTCTATGAAGTTATACAGACATGACGATATAGACATGGCAATATAGACATTCACTCAACATATAGAACATAAACGCATCTCAACCGACTGAACCGGACGTCTTTTGGCCCCCTATACATATTAATAGATTACCAGACTATAGTAGGTAAATATAGTAAAACAATTTGAAAACAATCTCGCAATCCATCTTACCAAATAAGTTACAAAGTTGTGAATAAATCGACTGAGTTAAAAAGAATACAAGTGAGTAGTATATCCTTTTAATGGAATTAGGGGCCTATCGGATGAAAATGAAGGTAAAGTGCTTGGAGCAAAATAGCAGTGGTATCTGAAGGTATTGTATATCTAATAGAATATGGAGTGTCGTAGAGGAGTATCATTTAACCCGTTTACTTGGTACTAGGTATTGATATAAAGAATACCTTGAGGATTGTCGTCCTCAAGGTCTCTCCAGTTGCCTATTCTATTAATGATACTTCAAATCTCTTTTTAACTTCATCCAGATAATTGTCAAGAAATAAATTCTTATTTGTAAAGCCTAAATAATATTCATAGTCTCCCTCATCAATAGATGAATAATATTCCTGATGAAATAAAACATTGAAATGTTGTTTAAAATCTGAACCTTTTTTAATGACAATACATCTAAATAAATGATCAATGTCAATTGCTTTAATAATATCTTCCTTTTGCATTGCCGAAAACCACATTATTTTCGGCGGTGTCTGATTCGGCTCATCCCAATGAGGTATAGATTCCTTCCATGGCAACACCCACTCGGAATTCACAAAAACACATCTCTCTGAGATAAAATTCTGTGTATTCACATCAAATAAATTCATGTTCCTTTCGTAAAAGGAAAATAATACAATTGAATCCTTTTCAATGAATAACCTTATCAAGTCAGCAATATTCTCCGTTGACATATTATGCTTAATCACACCATAAGGCCGTTTAAGATTTATTTCCAAATTCATCATCCTATTCATCCGAAATAATAGTGATCCGATGTATTTTTACCTGTCCTAGGGTCAATATATTGAAATTGCATTGGAATATTTGGTCAGGATCATAGATTTGTTATCAGTCAAGAAGTAATAATAAAAAAGATCATAACACGAAACTATCTGGTGTACAGGCGTATTAGGGAAAAATTATACGAACACAAATAAAAGCACCTGAAATCACCATAAGGAATTTCAAGTGCTTTATAATTTTGTTTTAAGTTACTCGTATAGTCGTCCTTTGCAGCTTTGATAATGACATCATATACACGCGTTTTTCCTTATTATTTGGCATCAGGAAAATTATCCTTGATTGGTGGGGTAGAGTCCCAACTTATCAGTTTAATATGCTACTTAGCAAGTAATTCATTTGTATTGGAAAATTGAGTGTTAATAGTCCTTCCATCATTTTCAAAAACCCTTCCATCTTTTTTAATAATAAAGCCTTCTTGTTCAATAAATATAAAGTCAGCAGATCCATTTTTTCATTACATTTGAGAATTAATTAGCAGCTTCTTTACCGAATGTATTCTGAAGACCAATACAGGTATCTCTTATAATCCATGCTTGCACACAGTTAGTGTTATGGACCCAAATATTAGAGGTTAGTGATGTGATAAAGAGATATAATTATCAACCTCATACATGTGGTAGAGGCATATAAGAGGATCTTCATGCGGATCTTTCGTAGTATACCGCCCGATTCATTGGGCATTTGGTGGGGGTAAAAGTAAAGACCTTGAGAATGGTATATTTTCAAAGTCTTTCTCTTGCCCAAACTTTTTTAAATGCTGTTACTTACCATTCATATTCATTAGCCTTCTCTTCTCATCTAGCCATTCTTCTTCTCTTCTCACCCATTCTTCAGGGCTTAATTTTTCGTCCGTCCAGAACGTAGAAGAGTCTACAGCATTACCATCTTTATCGATTGCAATAACAGATGTCCTACTTTTACCAAAAACCAGATTGGGACAAATTTGGTGACCATCTTGGTTGTAAGTTAAACAATGAACACCTATATTTCCCTTACAACATTTTGAATCATGATTCTCTTCATTATCTTCATAGAAACAATTTGCCTCTAGAATAATATGTTTCCATCCCATAAGACTCCTCTTTAAACTTAATAAGCAGCATTTAATTCCCTAAGGTCGATCTTGTAGTCGTGTTGATCATTCCAATTCACTCAATTATACCGTTCTCAAATTACCATAAGCCCGGTAAGAACCATAAACTCAGGCAGACACATACTTTCTACCATTTGGGACACCATCTAGATACTCGAAATTCAGATTTGGATGGTCCGGATTCTCCTTGAAATTGCTTAAAAGCTGTATCCGCTTTTTCTTGTATATTTTTTTAGAATTTTATTATATGTTTGTTGAATTACCACTATTAATATTCCACACGCACCTATACTGTGCACCAAATACTAAGGTCGCTTACGAGGTGCGTTTGGAACTATCGACTGTCATGTTGTAAACCGTTGCCTGCTTGTGTAATAATTTAATACTGTCTTTCTTAAGTGCATTCCCGTCACTCTGAATAAGCAAGTCTCAACCTTGAAATTTTTAACAAACGTCCATCCCTTGTCCTATCCCCCCAAAACAGATGGCTATCGGTAGATTCAATCATCTGACCGCTCAAATGAAT
This window of the Paenibacillus polymyxa genome carries:
- a CDS encoding polysaccharide deacetylase, which gives rise to MKLLKVKWMAVCLMAICCLGLLGIHTNTASAQAKAPLLGVNDVLLDSNTIKPVMENDKLYVPIVTLGQKMGITTSANGNTLVLTGHNRSFTLDLNKGDVFERGGCTMVPIRTLTDAFGFTITIPTSNVYRIQNANASLSDAQFLNTFAAEIKQYAAVKPGKTSNTGSTENAKPSSRTIYLSFDDGPTAHTSQLLDILDKYNAKATFFMLGPEIRQHSAVMKRMVDAGHGLGLHGMTHQVKKIYASPAAALAEMNQDNEILFKATGKRTSLIRTPYGSKPYLKKAYRDQLTGAGYHIWDWNIDSNDWRYTKNPEHFVQTVLSDIKRLKKQGRTPVVLMHDKPSTIKVLPQIMAALQKEGYSFEPLNDNLTPLNFWNDHR